One region of Roseimicrobium gellanilyticum genomic DNA includes:
- a CDS encoding DUF4241 domain-containing protein: MRISYLARLVVNPGSPGRLRLRGSRELRRRGNERSQALRSLDIHGGTSHLERMPQRTRILLTYAIGIALLWVLVFWLRHLFPSSEYLKSFPSSKTSSSLISPTSLTSPTTPPVTPQNTPPSSEGSTPEARVEAYIREWHAAWLQSAKPHLNTMLALSMPQKDGSSPGIKDFMKLQEGWNQIIRGVQKRHSSVSHEDFSDLESSMGHPPSHAPGGEVVTKVHVESNGATVTTRLGDSPPEFNVYQLTKGNGSWYIRSIDRFFSDETEAAFTDEERTAILAKVTPDAALPELKPGAAPNCDRLFTEGRKVTFLNKEHTLHVHSGGMLSVPSGVLGVHHLGAFPEEMRPLTLRITPGDHACEYAEVDGTVAAARLLLDKSSPAVTYRPAHALEAEDNEASVNHGNVAVFDAAAFMQVSKRAHEEHFQHDYVDHVLAPGSHPENPTPIRLGNPPSGKTNCLVISMDGGCLCYWGLDASGKPVSLILDFLVIAEQLKDRCKLPWPPVSDGPSLTHPTLQSHQTSIHLGKEGGRVTFQVKGDDFFRAIWRSANGSMVADTDGMGFVDTGAAVTYTFQEGMLDKATEIEVELHAGHRN; encoded by the coding sequence ATGCGCATCTCGTATTTGGCGCGGCTCGTAGTGAATCCGGGCAGTCCCGGCAGATTAAGATTGAGAGGCTCGCGCGAACTGCGTCGCCGCGGGAATGAGCGCTCACAGGCACTGCGCTCACTGGACATCCATGGAGGCACCAGTCATCTTGAGCGCATGCCCCAAAGGACCCGGATCCTTCTCACCTACGCCATCGGCATCGCCCTCCTGTGGGTGCTCGTGTTCTGGCTCCGGCATCTGTTCCCTTCCAGCGAGTACCTGAAGTCGTTTCCCAGCAGCAAGACCTCATCCTCACTGATCTCACCGACCTCACTGACCTCACCAACCACTCCGCCTGTGACTCCTCAGAACACGCCCCCCTCCTCCGAAGGCAGCACTCCTGAGGCGCGAGTCGAGGCGTACATTCGCGAATGGCATGCCGCTTGGCTGCAGAGCGCAAAGCCGCACCTCAACACGATGCTAGCTCTCAGCATGCCGCAAAAGGATGGCAGTTCTCCAGGCATCAAGGACTTCATGAAACTGCAGGAGGGCTGGAATCAAATCATCCGTGGCGTTCAGAAGAGGCACAGCTCCGTGTCCCACGAAGACTTTAGTGATCTGGAGTCAAGTATGGGCCATCCCCCAAGTCATGCTCCCGGTGGTGAAGTGGTGACCAAGGTTCATGTGGAATCCAACGGCGCAACGGTCACCACTCGGCTGGGAGATTCTCCGCCTGAATTCAATGTCTATCAACTGACCAAGGGCAACGGCAGCTGGTACATCCGCTCCATTGATCGCTTCTTCAGTGATGAAACGGAAGCGGCGTTCACTGATGAGGAGCGCACAGCCATCCTCGCAAAGGTGACACCTGATGCGGCGCTTCCCGAACTGAAGCCGGGTGCGGCACCGAACTGCGACCGGCTTTTCACCGAGGGACGCAAGGTCACCTTTCTCAACAAGGAGCACACGCTTCATGTTCACTCCGGCGGAATGCTGAGCGTGCCTTCAGGTGTGCTGGGGGTGCATCACCTCGGCGCCTTCCCCGAAGAAATGCGGCCACTCACCCTGCGCATCACTCCAGGTGACCATGCATGTGAGTATGCCGAGGTGGATGGCACCGTGGCAGCAGCCAGACTCCTTCTGGACAAGTCTTCCCCAGCAGTCACGTACCGTCCGGCCCATGCCCTGGAAGCTGAGGACAATGAGGCCAGCGTAAATCATGGGAATGTCGCCGTCTTTGACGCGGCCGCGTTCATGCAGGTGTCGAAACGGGCGCACGAGGAGCACTTCCAGCACGACTATGTCGACCACGTCCTGGCACCGGGATCGCACCCCGAGAATCCAACACCCATTCGCCTGGGAAATCCTCCCTCCGGGAAAACAAACTGTCTCGTCATCTCCATGGACGGTGGCTGTCTGTGCTATTGGGGTCTGGATGCCAGCGGCAAGCCGGTCTCCCTCATCCTGGACTTCCTTGTCATCGCAGAGCAGCTCAAGGACCGCTGCAAGCTGCCATGGCCACCTGTAAGCGACGGCCCTTCATTGACTCACCCCACGCTGCAAAGTCACCAGACAAGCATTCATCTCGGCAAAGAGGGAGGCCGCGTGACCTTCCAGGTGAAAGGCGACGATTTCTTCCGCGCCATCTGGCGCTCCGCCAATGGCAGCATGGTGGCTGACACTGATGGCATGGGTTTCGTAGACACAGGTGCCGCCGTCACGTACACCTTTCAAGAAGGCATGCTGGATAAGGCCACCGAGATTGAGGTGGAGCTACACGCCGGTCATCGGAACTAG
- a CDS encoding cation:proton antiporter: protein MHHTLLQDLAIVMMVAAIVTVIFRRLKQPVVLGYILAGVIIGPHTPPYALIEDKHTIETLSELGVIFLMFALGLEFSLRKLSKVGATALIGATMEIVLMVWVGYQIGRAFGWHTMDSVFLGAILAISSTTIIIKALEELGKTKESFAQLIFGILIVEDILAILMIAMLGAFATTGSLSAAEVGVTVGKLSAFLGVLLVAGLIIVPRLLNYVAKFKSNEMLLVTVTGLCLGVSMLAVKLEYSVALGAFLIGAIIAEARQIAKIEMLMHPVRDLFSAVFFVSIGLLIDPKVLWEHIGAISVISLAVVLGKVITCGLGTFVAGNDLRTSMRVGMGLAQIGEFSFIIAAFGLQKGVTSEFLYPIAVAVSAITTLLTPYLIRSSDTIVAWSEKVMPVSVSRALDAYTHWVGQLGKSGSRRSPSTFLKKWGWQIALNLLLIAGVFIGAFYARRFALERWPEAPGGDNALKGMVLLGAMLLSLPMIIAVVRKWQAFAMLLSEMSVTRKAAGERTAALRAVVQMIAFVAGCVALSIYILLLSSALLPSWNLLIVLALLLLVATLLLRRSFIRLHARAQVALVETFETPPAPHPHEESESKVHPLLREAQLDTITVSPTSTAAGKVIAELKLRTLTGASIVGIERSGENVINPGIDEEIKAGDSVLLIGTIAQIEKAKVVMG from the coding sequence ATGCATCACACGCTTCTCCAGGACCTCGCGATCGTGATGATGGTAGCGGCAATCGTGACGGTGATATTCCGGAGGCTGAAGCAGCCGGTGGTTTTAGGGTACATCCTTGCTGGGGTCATTATCGGCCCCCACACGCCGCCCTACGCACTCATTGAGGACAAGCATACCATTGAGACGCTCTCGGAATTGGGCGTGATCTTCCTCATGTTCGCCCTCGGGCTGGAGTTCAGCCTGAGAAAGCTCTCCAAGGTAGGGGCCACGGCCCTCATTGGAGCGACGATGGAAATCGTGCTGATGGTGTGGGTGGGCTACCAGATAGGGAGGGCCTTTGGCTGGCATACGATGGACAGCGTCTTCCTCGGCGCGATCCTGGCCATTTCCTCAACCACGATCATCATCAAGGCACTGGAGGAGCTGGGGAAGACGAAGGAGTCCTTTGCCCAGCTCATCTTCGGCATCCTCATTGTGGAGGACATCCTGGCGATCTTGATGATTGCCATGCTGGGGGCTTTCGCCACCACAGGGTCACTGAGTGCGGCAGAGGTGGGCGTCACTGTGGGCAAGCTGAGTGCATTCCTCGGTGTGCTTCTGGTGGCGGGACTCATCATTGTGCCACGCCTGCTGAACTACGTGGCGAAGTTCAAGAGCAATGAGATGCTGCTCGTGACGGTCACCGGACTGTGCCTGGGCGTCTCGATGCTGGCGGTGAAGCTGGAGTACAGCGTGGCTCTGGGCGCTTTCCTCATCGGTGCCATCATTGCGGAGGCACGCCAGATTGCGAAGATTGAGATGCTCATGCATCCGGTGCGGGATCTTTTCAGTGCGGTGTTCTTCGTCTCCATCGGTCTCTTGATTGATCCCAAAGTCCTGTGGGAACACATCGGGGCCATTTCGGTGATCTCGCTCGCCGTGGTGCTGGGCAAGGTGATCACCTGCGGCCTCGGGACCTTTGTGGCAGGGAATGATCTGCGAACCTCCATGCGCGTGGGCATGGGTCTCGCTCAGATTGGTGAGTTCTCCTTCATCATCGCGGCTTTCGGTTTGCAGAAAGGGGTGACAAGCGAGTTCCTCTACCCAATCGCGGTGGCGGTATCTGCCATCACCACGTTGCTGACACCGTATCTCATTCGCAGTTCAGACACCATTGTAGCCTGGTCTGAGAAAGTGATGCCGGTCTCTGTGAGCCGCGCCCTGGATGCATACACCCACTGGGTGGGGCAGCTCGGAAAGAGCGGCAGTAGACGCAGTCCAAGCACGTTCCTGAAAAAGTGGGGCTGGCAGATTGCGCTTAATCTGCTGCTGATTGCGGGCGTGTTCATCGGGGCCTTTTATGCGAGACGGTTTGCTCTGGAGCGCTGGCCTGAGGCCCCGGGCGGGGACAATGCGCTCAAGGGCATGGTGTTGCTAGGCGCGATGCTGCTGAGCCTGCCGATGATCATCGCGGTGGTGCGCAAGTGGCAGGCCTTCGCGATGCTGCTGAGCGAGATGAGTGTGACGAGGAAAGCTGCAGGAGAGCGGACCGCCGCTCTGCGTGCGGTGGTGCAGATGATTGCGTTTGTAGCTGGGTGCGTGGCCCTGAGCATCTACATCCTGTTGCTGAGTTCTGCGCTGCTGCCTTCGTGGAATTTGCTCATCGTGCTCGCCCTGCTGCTGCTGGTGGCAACGCTTTTGCTGCGTCGCTCCTTCATCCGGTTGCATGCTCGTGCCCAGGTTGCTCTGGTGGAAACCTTCGAGACACCGCCGGCGCCTCATCCACACGAGGAATCCGAGTCCAAGGTGCACCCTCTGCTGCGTGAGGCACAGCTCGATACCATCACTGTCTCGCCGACATCCACTGCGGCAGGGAAGGTGATTGCCGAGTTGAAACTGCGTACGCTCACCGGCGCGAGCATCGTGGGCATCGAGCGCTCGGGTGAGAATGTGATCAATCCCGGCATTGATGAGGAGATCAAGGCGGGAGACTCGGTGTTGTTGATTGGAACCATCGCGCAGATTGAAAAGGCGAAGGTGGTGATGGGGTAG
- the dusB gene encoding tRNA dihydrouridine synthase DusB produces MLPWLQPDRFPLYLAPMAGVTDTVFRGLCKELGADVTVTEFVSAEGILQADERTRKYTDFDEPQRPLGVQLFGADGKRMGEAARKITDWKRPDFIDINFGCPVNKVVAKNGGSSLLKDCPLLTNVASELVKASPVPVTAKMRIGWDSENVNALDVCRRLEDAGIQAIAIHGRTRAQGYTGLANWDVIGMCAEAVKIPVIGNGDIASGHDVERRRRETKVRGIMIGRAAMGNPWVFREAKHYLGTGEHLSPVTMEQRFEFMLRHTRLALVSNRYKDEISAMRSMRNRLMTYTAGLPGGKHLRAKFCHVSSVAELEDIAAEHLAATSRGSHVADANASTSEEGELLVAA; encoded by the coding sequence ATGCTCCCGTGGCTCCAGCCTGATCGTTTCCCTCTGTACCTCGCCCCGATGGCGGGAGTCACGGACACGGTTTTTCGTGGCCTCTGCAAGGAGCTCGGCGCGGATGTCACGGTGACCGAATTTGTTTCTGCAGAAGGCATCCTCCAGGCGGATGAGCGCACCCGGAAATATACAGACTTTGACGAACCCCAGCGCCCTCTGGGAGTCCAGCTCTTCGGCGCAGACGGCAAGCGCATGGGTGAGGCTGCACGCAAGATCACGGACTGGAAGCGTCCTGACTTCATCGACATCAATTTCGGCTGCCCGGTGAACAAGGTCGTGGCAAAGAACGGCGGATCCTCCCTACTGAAGGACTGCCCGCTGCTCACCAATGTGGCCAGCGAACTCGTGAAAGCCTCTCCTGTGCCCGTGACTGCAAAGATGCGCATTGGCTGGGATTCGGAGAACGTCAACGCGCTCGACGTTTGCCGCCGCCTCGAAGACGCCGGCATCCAGGCCATCGCCATCCATGGACGCACACGCGCTCAAGGCTACACCGGTCTTGCGAATTGGGATGTCATTGGCATGTGTGCGGAGGCAGTGAAGATTCCCGTCATCGGGAATGGTGATATCGCCAGTGGCCACGATGTGGAAAGACGCCGCCGGGAGACAAAAGTGCGTGGCATCATGATTGGCCGTGCCGCCATGGGAAATCCATGGGTCTTCCGTGAGGCCAAGCACTATCTGGGGACAGGCGAACACCTTAGCCCAGTCACCATGGAGCAGCGTTTCGAATTCATGCTGCGCCACACGCGTCTGGCGCTCGTGAGCAATCGCTACAAGGACGAGATCAGCGCCATGCGTTCCATGCGCAACCGCCTCATGACCTACACCGCTGGTCTGCCCGGAGGAAAACACCTGCGAGCCAAGTTCTGCCATGTGAGTAGCGTTGCCGAGTTGGAAGACATCGCGGCGGAGCATCTCGCCGCCACCTCTCGCGGCTCACATGTTGCAGATGCCAATGCTTCCACCTCAGAAGAAGGCGAGCTCCTCGTTGCGGCATAG
- a CDS encoding histone: MKLHHFAIIALLATGMTACEQQKDEAAKAIEKAKTEASKSGEEAKKAVDKAVDATKEAASATKEAAEKKMEEAKVAAEKAVDAAKVEADKAAAEAKEAAAKLAEEAKKKAEEAAAKVKEAVSPTPAPPAPAPATDAAPAPAPTPAPPAPAPAPSGTN; the protein is encoded by the coding sequence ATGAAACTGCACCATTTTGCCATCATCGCATTGCTCGCCACCGGTATGACCGCTTGTGAACAGCAGAAGGACGAGGCTGCCAAGGCTATCGAAAAAGCCAAGACGGAAGCATCCAAGTCGGGTGAAGAGGCCAAGAAGGCTGTCGACAAGGCGGTAGACGCCACCAAGGAAGCCGCCTCCGCCACGAAAGAAGCGGCTGAGAAGAAGATGGAAGAGGCCAAAGTCGCGGCTGAGAAGGCCGTAGACGCTGCCAAGGTGGAAGCTGACAAAGCCGCTGCTGAAGCGAAGGAAGCCGCAGCCAAGCTTGCCGAAGAGGCCAAGAAGAAGGCTGAAGAGGCCGCGGCCAAGGTGAAGGAAGCAGTGAGCCCGACTCCGGCTCCTCCCGCACCTGCTCCCGCCACGGATGCAGCTCCTGCGCCGGCTCCCACTCCTGCACCTCCTGCTCCTGCCCCAGCACCCTCGGGCACAAACTAG
- a CDS encoding helix-turn-helix domain-containing protein, protein MGSSQELRLVFDHLDGVTFFMKDLMGRFVALGEGPRRRFDHGTEESNLGRTDHDLYPIHIADRIRDDDRVVIESNAPMLNIVELLVNPGNKAVEWYVTNKFPVHDSNGAVIGVMGTVQLYEGGRRKLLEGTRLDDVVEFIRDNPAGSYTVEDLARMAAMSERQLERRFREILGMTPREFITQNRMKLACDSLAHTAKPIVDVALECGFSEQSAFATQFRRAIGISPLKYRQRYLMEAQGRKLDSND, encoded by the coding sequence ATGGGAAGTTCGCAGGAGTTGAGACTGGTCTTTGATCATCTGGACGGTGTCACGTTTTTCATGAAGGACCTCATGGGTAGATTCGTCGCGCTAGGGGAGGGGCCCAGGCGGAGATTTGATCACGGCACGGAGGAGTCGAACTTGGGGCGCACCGATCATGATCTGTATCCGATACACATCGCGGACCGCATTCGTGATGATGATCGCGTCGTCATTGAGTCCAATGCTCCGATGCTGAACATTGTTGAGCTCCTGGTGAATCCCGGAAACAAAGCCGTCGAATGGTATGTGACGAACAAATTCCCTGTGCATGACAGCAACGGGGCGGTGATCGGAGTGATGGGCACCGTACAGCTCTATGAAGGTGGCAGGAGAAAGCTGCTGGAGGGCACGCGTCTGGACGATGTGGTGGAGTTCATCAGAGACAATCCGGCTGGCAGCTACACCGTGGAGGACCTCGCGCGCATGGCGGCGATGTCGGAGAGGCAGCTCGAACGCCGCTTTCGCGAGATTCTGGGCATGACTCCAAGAGAATTCATCACACAGAATCGCATGAAGCTCGCATGCGACTCTCTTGCGCACACTGCCAAGCCCATTGTGGACGTGGCGCTGGAGTGTGGCTTCAGCGAACAGAGCGCATTTGCAACACAGTTCCGCAGGGCGATTGGAATTTCACCGCTGAAGTATCGTCAGCGTTATCTTATGGAAGCGCAGGGGCGAAAGCTGGATAGCAACGACTGA
- the vccA gene encoding Verru_Chthon cassette protein A, producing MRTLPPKPRGSALVIVLAMLSLLVALTIAFLGLVRTERTGAGIFAESVEVRNLSNVPVSLVISQMRKATENNAPRDGSKNFKTWASQPGMIRQYGVEPDESGYRSRAVALYKLYSDDTLVVSKVGASASGGGLSSAEVESALKADTLDLSTWDKKPGLYTDLNEPVAVPGTTPTMKFPIVDPRAVVPGNGSHAVEGFEFVTGPTAKYPNAANVAKTLLPKDRDDLAARLPMPVRWMYVLKDGSLITPTSGDELKTVFTSGVDRPLPTAENPIVGRVAFWTDDDSAKININTASEGSHWDVPVATSQTEKEYASRMPAQGEFSRYPGHPATTSMSAVLQAFSDDFYVDPTRLPDPVVFERIHKLSPRTPWGGSKAGTQSPGTGKEGLAPKTDRLYASVDEMFFDPNRDPINTTLTGESLELGRFFLTAHSRAPEMNLFGKPRISLWPQSADPKDRNPKDKMLAFLSETTGNTTRQWYWMREKNWTANDPGSSQTSTADYPGTKRNDDMFESYYRFLVGDGAYLVPGFGNRTMATKYGATKRDQIGAEAFDLLRWGVNSYSSMSNDGWPTYTYLPDRVGGNLGQSSAVPLLYKKGSTVIGRGFGRWPTVTEAVIVFARVKDGDKEKMQAYILLETFVPSSGPPSMTPNIVYRITGMDKFKVAFGTSTAVAMGFGGQMDNVCPTTEGSFGMLACGNTPFTGLGNQLANGGSAKVPTPGNGGFVNVYPFVSSALEIPSGATEFQFTGGDFAIETLPGWKTPATEVVQTIRMTLPSVKLKVPRMNSTYQTVNSRFVKDSTRYEAKLIVDGDTVRSVEADVNAAPKGDLRLYSLMKDVPKAWFTVHPDYTNTSVERRQFLRTDFTASNGQFGPHSGALPAGQNWGEQSNRQSNHNTAGTLVRNFIYARGCPPAVPRGLDGAFLNVGTGSISDNRPGDWDNGVGIVADGPYVRKPDEGNSGTDGNTYLSRHYFDKETGATYSPNRQIASAVNFGSLPTGIDINNATTVKPWQTLLFCPNPASRSTKSLDDPTAKDHPGFGTPRDHLLLDLFWMPITEPYAISEPLSTAGKINLNTQILPFTNIERSTGMRAVLKSTRITAITPDSAGGFGTGVDTSSAGGGRPYVKSGADVYKQSDASSTHKLELRYAVNGDVTMSGVRERFNKWDIYRSASEICEIFLVPQRLQGKNYGGAKPPPTEYKDMMEWWNGNLTDLERLDAFELTGDNSREMPYNHIYPRVTTQSNTYTVHYRVQTLKKARSTVPEVWEEGKDSVMSEFRGSTTLERYLDPNDREMGPTNIGSNTFTTSWDTFYRIRIVQRNQFVP from the coding sequence ATGAGAACCCTGCCCCCAAAACCACGGGGTTCTGCCCTCGTCATCGTATTAGCAATGCTGTCACTGCTCGTCGCACTGACTATCGCCTTCCTTGGGCTGGTCCGTACGGAGAGAACTGGTGCTGGCATCTTTGCCGAAAGTGTCGAGGTCAGAAACCTCTCCAATGTGCCCGTGAGTCTTGTCATCTCGCAGATGCGCAAGGCTACGGAGAATAATGCTCCACGTGATGGAAGTAAGAACTTCAAGACGTGGGCGTCCCAGCCTGGGATGATCCGCCAATACGGAGTCGAGCCGGACGAGAGCGGATATCGCAGCAGGGCCGTGGCGCTCTACAAGCTATATTCGGATGATACACTCGTGGTTTCCAAGGTCGGTGCTTCTGCTTCTGGCGGTGGTTTGAGCTCCGCCGAAGTGGAGTCCGCACTGAAGGCGGACACGTTGGATCTCTCCACGTGGGACAAGAAGCCGGGTCTGTATACGGACTTGAATGAACCCGTGGCGGTGCCGGGCACAACGCCAACGATGAAGTTTCCCATTGTGGATCCTCGTGCGGTGGTGCCGGGAAATGGCAGCCACGCAGTAGAAGGTTTTGAATTTGTCACGGGGCCAACCGCCAAATATCCGAATGCGGCCAATGTGGCGAAGACACTCCTGCCAAAAGATCGGGATGATCTCGCTGCCCGTCTCCCCATGCCGGTGCGGTGGATGTATGTGCTGAAGGATGGCTCGCTGATCACGCCAACTTCAGGGGACGAATTGAAGACCGTTTTCACCTCGGGCGTGGACAGGCCTCTGCCGACTGCAGAGAACCCTATCGTAGGACGTGTGGCCTTCTGGACAGATGATGACAGTGCCAAGATCAACATCAATACCGCGTCTGAAGGCTCCCACTGGGATGTGCCTGTAGCAACGAGCCAGACGGAGAAAGAATACGCCTCGCGCATGCCTGCACAGGGTGAGTTCAGCCGCTATCCCGGTCACCCTGCCACTACGAGCATGAGCGCGGTGCTGCAGGCATTCAGCGATGACTTTTATGTGGACCCCACACGCTTGCCTGATCCGGTGGTGTTTGAGCGTATTCACAAACTATCTCCACGCACTCCCTGGGGTGGCAGCAAGGCAGGCACCCAAAGTCCAGGCACGGGCAAGGAAGGTCTCGCGCCCAAGACAGATCGTCTCTATGCGAGTGTGGATGAGATGTTCTTCGATCCCAATCGTGATCCCATCAATACAACCCTGACCGGGGAATCGCTGGAACTTGGGCGCTTCTTCCTCACCGCGCACAGTCGCGCGCCGGAGATGAACTTGTTTGGGAAACCGCGCATCAGCTTGTGGCCGCAGTCTGCGGACCCCAAGGATCGTAATCCGAAGGACAAGATGCTCGCGTTTCTCAGCGAGACCACGGGTAACACCACCCGCCAGTGGTACTGGATGCGTGAGAAGAACTGGACGGCGAATGATCCAGGCTCTTCACAAACCTCCACTGCAGACTATCCGGGAACGAAGCGGAATGACGACATGTTTGAGTCATACTACCGCTTTCTCGTGGGTGATGGCGCCTATCTCGTGCCGGGATTTGGAAACAGGACCATGGCTACGAAGTACGGGGCCACGAAGCGCGACCAGATCGGTGCGGAAGCGTTCGATCTGCTGCGCTGGGGTGTGAACAGCTACAGTTCCATGTCGAACGACGGCTGGCCTACTTATACGTACCTGCCAGACCGCGTTGGTGGAAACCTGGGGCAGTCCTCTGCAGTGCCGCTTTTGTACAAGAAGGGCAGCACCGTCATCGGTCGTGGTTTTGGCCGGTGGCCAACTGTGACTGAGGCGGTGATCGTGTTTGCCAGAGTGAAGGACGGGGATAAGGAGAAGATGCAGGCCTATATCCTTCTGGAGACCTTCGTGCCGTCGAGTGGTCCTCCGAGCATGACGCCGAATATTGTTTATCGCATCACTGGCATGGACAAATTCAAAGTGGCATTTGGCACGAGCACCGCTGTGGCCATGGGCTTCGGTGGCCAGATGGACAATGTGTGTCCCACCACTGAGGGCAGCTTCGGTATGCTGGCTTGCGGCAATACACCTTTCACCGGATTGGGAAACCAGCTCGCCAATGGCGGCTCTGCCAAGGTGCCGACACCGGGAAATGGTGGCTTTGTAAACGTGTATCCATTTGTGAGCAGTGCCCTTGAAATTCCCTCGGGTGCCACGGAATTCCAATTCACGGGTGGTGACTTTGCCATCGAGACTCTTCCGGGATGGAAGACACCCGCCACCGAAGTGGTGCAGACCATCCGCATGACCCTGCCGAGTGTAAAGCTGAAGGTTCCGCGCATGAATAGCACCTATCAAACGGTGAATTCGCGATTCGTGAAGGACAGCACGCGCTATGAAGCGAAGCTGATCGTGGATGGAGATACTGTGCGCTCCGTGGAAGCAGATGTGAATGCTGCGCCCAAAGGTGACCTGCGGCTGTATTCGCTGATGAAGGATGTGCCGAAGGCATGGTTTACTGTGCATCCGGACTACACCAATACCTCCGTGGAGCGCAGGCAGTTCCTGCGGACAGACTTCACCGCAAGCAACGGACAGTTTGGCCCGCATAGCGGAGCGCTGCCTGCTGGGCAGAACTGGGGTGAGCAAAGCAACCGGCAGTCCAACCACAATACCGCGGGCACGCTGGTGAGGAATTTCATCTATGCGCGCGGATGTCCTCCTGCCGTACCACGCGGCCTGGATGGTGCGTTCCTCAATGTGGGTACGGGTTCCATCTCTGACAATCGTCCTGGCGACTGGGACAATGGTGTGGGGATCGTTGCGGATGGCCCGTATGTGAGAAAGCCTGATGAAGGAAACTCCGGTACCGACGGCAATACCTATCTGAGCCGTCACTATTTCGACAAGGAAACAGGAGCCACGTATTCGCCGAACCGGCAGATTGCCTCTGCGGTGAACTTTGGGTCGCTGCCCACCGGTATCGATATCAATAATGCCACGACGGTGAAGCCATGGCAGACGCTGCTGTTCTGCCCGAATCCAGCATCGCGTAGCACGAAGTCCCTGGATGATCCAACGGCAAAGGATCACCCCGGTTTCGGTACTCCGAGGGATCACCTGCTGCTGGATTTGTTCTGGATGCCCATTACCGAGCCGTACGCCATCAGCGAACCGCTCTCGACCGCGGGCAAGATTAACCTGAATACGCAGATCCTTCCTTTTACGAATATTGAGCGCTCCACGGGTATGCGTGCGGTGCTGAAGTCCACGCGCATCACGGCCATCACGCCTGATTCCGCGGGAGGATTTGGCACCGGTGTGGATACCTCCAGTGCCGGAGGTGGCCGTCCTTATGTGAAGAGTGGTGCGGACGTGTACAAGCAGAGCGATGCCAGCAGTACTCACAAGCTGGAGCTCCGGTATGCAGTGAACGGCGACGTGACGATGTCAGGTGTTCGCGAGAGATTCAACAAGTGGGACATCTACCGCAGTGCGAGTGAGATTTGCGAGATCTTCCTCGTGCCCCAACGCCTGCAAGGGAAGAACTACGGCGGCGCCAAGCCGCCTCCCACGGAGTACAAGGACATGATGGAGTGGTGGAATGGAAATCTCACCGACCTCGAGCGCCTGGATGCCTTCGAGCTGACCGGGGACAACTCCCGCGAGATGCCCTACAACCACATCTATCCACGCGTTACCACGCAGTCGAATACTTACACGGTGCACTACCGTGTGCAGACTCTGAAGAAGGCCCGCTCCACGGTCCCGGAGGTCTGGGAGGAAGGCAAGGACAGCGTGATGTCCGAATTCCGCGGGTCAACCACTTTGGAGCGCTACCTCGATCCCAATGACAGGGAAATGGGTCCCACAAATATCGGAAGCAACACCTTCACGACTTCGTGGGACACCTTCTACCGCATCCGCATTGTCCAACGCAACCAATTCGTTCCATGA
- the vccB gene encoding Verru_Chthon cassette protein B, with translation MNSTPNTPISSTQSRRAVMSRAAFTLVETVLALAIVAGAVLSVVAMLPIGMEDLRQSYMKQAEARIIQTFIADYEMKSWGKAGGTEMTLKDKTLYFDARGTVLPKAGVFEHAITAKATMQKDWPKLPGDPTPSRHVRRLDVKITQAINNPEAFEDPKLYIQRSAWVANFDQTKL, from the coding sequence ATGAATAGTACCCCCAACACCCCTATCTCCTCCACTCAGTCCAGACGGGCAGTGATGAGCCGCGCGGCATTCACCTTGGTCGAGACAGTGCTGGCACTGGCCATTGTGGCTGGAGCTGTGCTCTCCGTGGTGGCGATGCTGCCCATTGGCATGGAGGATCTCCGCCAGAGCTATATGAAGCAGGCTGAGGCCCGAATCATTCAGACCTTCATCGCAGACTATGAGATGAAGAGCTGGGGTAAGGCCGGTGGCACGGAGATGACCTTGAAGGATAAAACTCTCTACTTTGATGCGCGCGGCACCGTCTTGCCGAAGGCGGGTGTGTTTGAGCATGCCATCACCGCGAAAGCCACCATGCAGAAGGACTGGCCCAAGCTTCCTGGTGATCCCACCCCGTCCCGCCATGTGCGTCGACTTGATGTGAAGATCACCCAAGCAATCAACAATCCGGAGGCCTTTGAAGATCCGAAGCTCTACATCCAGCGCAGTGCCTGGGTGGCAAACTTTGACCAGACAAAACTGTGA